From one Anoplolepis gracilipes chromosome 10, ASM4749672v1, whole genome shotgun sequence genomic stretch:
- the LOC140670016 gene encoding lysosomal aspartic protease-like: MFRLFVVTAALVVLINAQIRIPLHKTDSVRNTLKKAGVDVQKLLAVNNTGSEPLTNYLDAQYYGVISIGTPPQNFTVIFDTGSSNLWVPSKQCKWTNIACLLHNKYDSTKSYTYRKNGTAFAIQYGSGSLSGFLSTDVVEVAGVSVKDQTFAEAISEPGVTFVAAKFDGILGMGYSNISVDGVTPVFNNMVKQGLVSQPVFSFYLNRNSSEGEGGELTLGGLDATHCDGNITYVPVSKQGYWQFAVDGITVGNIEICKGGCQAIADTGTSLIAGPAGDVNVINDELGATTIAGVAIVDCNNLKNLPTIEFTVNKNDKLILTPNDYIIKNVVAGEEVCLSGFSALPDGVPLLWILGDVLLGPYCSIYDLGNNQVGFAKSK, encoded by the exons atGTTTCGCCTTTTTGTGGTGACCGCGGCACTCGTTGTGCTGATCAATGCACAAATAAG GATTCCATTGCATAAGACGGATTCTGTTCGAAATACTTTGAAGAAAGCTGGTGTTGACGTGCAAAAACTCTTGGCTGTAAATAATACTGGATCAGAACCATTGACGAATTATTTAGATGCTCAATATTATGGTGTTATCAGCATTGGAACTCCGCCGCAAAACTTTACAGTAATATTTGATACTGGTTCCTCAAATCTTTGGGTACCATCAAAACAATGCAAATGGACAAATATTGCTTGCC tattacataataaatacgaTAGTACCAAATCCTACACATATAGAAAAAATGGTACGGCCTTTGCTATTCAGTATGGCAGTGGCAGTTTGAGTGGATTCTTATCTACTGATGTCGTGGAA gttGCCGGCGTCTCTGTTAAAGATCAAACATTCGCAGAAGCAATTAGCGAACCAGGCGTAACGTTTGTTGCTGCAAAGTTTGATGGCATTTTGGGCATGGGCTACTCTAATATATCCGTCGATGGAGTGACGCCTGTCTTCAACAACATGGTCAAACAAGGCCTAGTGTCACAACCTGTTTTCAGCTTTTATCTGAATCG AAATTCTTCAGAAGGTGAGGGTGGCGAATTGACATTGGGTGGTTTGGATGCAACTCATTGCGACGGTAATATCACCTACGTTCCTGTTTCTAAACAAGGATACTGGCAATTTGCCGTGGATGG TATCACGGTAGGTAATATTGAGATATGCAAAGGTGGCTGCCAAGCTATTGCTGACACAGGTACTTCACTAATAGCTGGACCTGCAGGAGATGTCAATGTTATTAACGACGAATTAGGAGCTACTACCATTGCTGGAGTAGCAATA GTGGATTGTAATAACCTTAAGAATTTGCCTACAATTGAGTTTACtgtgaataaaaatgacaagTTAATTCTTACTCCTAACgattatatcattaaa aaTGTAGTGGCAGGCGAGGAGGTATGTCTGAGCGGCTTCTCGGCTTTGCCAGACGGCGTACCATTATTATGGATTCTCGGCGATGTATTGCTTGGCCCTTACTGTTCGATATACGATTTAGGAAATAACCAAGTAGGATTTGCCAAGTCGAAATAA